GGGACGGATTATTCCCCATACTCCGGATTCACAAGACCCAAACCCCATTCAGGTGCTGGCCAAGAAAGTGAAGCGTTTAAAGCAGGCCCATGTGGTTGGGGAAATCCTTTCAATTCACCCTGATTCTCAAGACCCTCAGGTAGGGACTTTTATTTTGGGTTTGAATATTCCGGGATTTTATTGGAGCACGGATCAAAAAACTTCTGTGAATCTCCCCATTAGGGTTTTGGTTACTCATCAAACCACCTTTGATGAGGGGATGATGTTTGAAACCTTATTGGAAGGGCAGAGGGTGGAGGTCAGAGGGTTCTTCAGCTTGAGGCGTTTTCATCCCCATTTAATCTTGGTGGCGGTTCATGTGGGTTCTGCCCCGGAGGATTTGACAAATTTAAATTGATTGTTGAACATGGGAGGGACCCTGTATCCCATTAGGATGGGAGGGTTTACAGGCTATGTGGGCTATTGGTGATCTGAATGAGTCGTGGATATGTCCCTTTCTGACGAGGAATTGGTCCAGAGAGTTCAAACTGGAGATGGGTCCGCCTTCGATACTCTTGTGGAAAGGTACCAGGAAAGTGCCTTTCGAATTGCGCAGGGTATGGTTAGAAACCAGGATGATGCCAAAGATCTTTCCCAAGAGGCCTTCGTTAAGGCCTACCAGGGAATCGGTCGGTTTGAGAAAAAAGCCACTTTTTTTACCTGGTTTTGCCGGATTCTGATTAACCTTTGCATTGATCATCAGCGCTGGAGAAAGCGGTGGTTTTTCTGGACCCCTTCCGCTTTTCAAGAAGGGAAGGGGTCTCCGGTTGCAGTGGAGAGGGAGATGAGCCACCCCAATCCTCCTATTGATCCAGGGCGCCTTCTGGAACAGCAGGAGCTAAAAGAAAAAATCAGGACCTGTATTGACTCTTTGCCACCCATGCAGCGAATGGTTTTTATTTTAAGACATTACCAGGATATGCCTATTGGGGATATTTCACTGGTATTGAATGTAGCCGAGGGAACCGTGAAAAGCCATTTGTTCAGAGGGGCGCTAAATCTACGGAAACAGTTGAAACGGTTTGTTTCAGGGGAAGAAGAATGAATTGTAAGAACATGGAT
The window above is part of the Nitrospiria bacterium genome. Proteins encoded here:
- a CDS encoding sigma-70 family RNA polymerase sigma factor; protein product: MSLSDEELVQRVQTGDGSAFDTLVERYQESAFRIAQGMVRNQDDAKDLSQEAFVKAYQGIGRFEKKATFFTWFCRILINLCIDHQRWRKRWFFWTPSAFQEGKGSPVAVEREMSHPNPPIDPGRLLEQQELKEKIRTCIDSLPPMQRMVFILRHYQDMPIGDISLVLNVAEGTVKSHLFRGALNLRKQLKRFVSGEEE